The nucleotide sequence CTCATCCTCAGCTTCTTCATCACTTTTTGCATTTTTCAATTCATCTATTTCTTCATAAACTTTTGAATAAACATCTTCAATATTATCCCAGTCAAATCCTACATTGGCAGCATTTTCTTGAATTCTCCTGGAAAGTGATAAGGCGGGCAATGAATAATTTACTTTACCTATTCTTGAAAAATCGTTTTCTCCCTTCTCTTGAGCTTTTATTTTTTCCCACCTTATGTAAGAAAAATCTTGCTCATTACCAAAGACATGCGGATGTCTCCTTATCAACTTGTCTGATATTGTATCGATAACATCATCAATCGAAAATTTTCCTTCTTCATTTGCAATCTGTGCATGAAAGATAACCTGAAGTAATATATCTCCAAGTTCCTCCTTGAGATTATTGTAATTTTTATTTTTTATTTCTTCAATTAACTCATAAGCTTCTTCAATTAGATAAGGTATCAATGAATCATGAGTCTGTTTTTTATCCCAATCACATCCATTAGGACCTCTTAATTGTTTCATTATATTAATTAATTTCTCAAACTTTTCCCCTGTTGTTGCCATAACTACCTCCTAATATATAATATTTCCAGAATTTCTTTATGAATAAAATAGTTGGTATAGCAATTAATATTCCTATAAATCCGAAAAAGTCATTGAATATTAAAAGGCTAATTATTAGTACAAACCAATGAATCTTTAAATTGCTACTTTGAATTTTTGGTGCAAAAAACCAACTTTCAAGCTGATTTACAATTACCAATATTATAATTCCTAAAATTATACCTGTAAATCCCTTTGATGTCCAACCTAACATTAACATCGGTATCGAAACAATTATTACACCAAGAAATGGTATAAAATCAGTTATAAACGATAAAATACCCAAAAAAAGTGCACCTTTTATTCCAAAAACAAAACAAAGAAATCCTACAGATATCCCTACAAATAAAGCAACCAATACTTGACCACTTACAAACCTTTCAAAATCTTTGTAGAAACTCCTAAAAAAGTTATATCCTTTCTCTGGATCATACACAAAAAAACTTTTTAAATTTTTTTTCAAATATGCTTTTAAATTAGAAACAGCAAGTGTTGTAACTATTATAAGTATTCCCATTGTTATGATAGATGGAGTGTAAGAAAATAATTGGTTCAATACATTTAATGCAAAATTTGAAATTTGTTTATTAGAATTATTCAAAAAGTCGAGTATCCAGGAAGGAAGTTGTGGATTCCCATTTATAGAAATTTTTGAAAGTTCAGAAAATATCTTCTTTCCTTCTTCCAATATAACTGGTATAAATGTTATAAACGAATAAAAAATTAAAGATAACATCAAAGTATATGAAATCACTTTAGAAAGATTTTTATTTAACTTCTTTGATAATAATTTTGCAGGAACATCTATAACTATAGAAAAATAAAATCCTATGATAACTGCACCAAATACAAACGGAGAAAACTTTATTAATATCAAAAACAAAATAAAGTATATTAAAATTAAAAATTTATCATTCATTTTTAATCACCGCTTTTTTTCCTTAGTTTATTTATAAAACTGCTAAAAAAAGAATTTTTAGACTCAACTTTTGAAACATGTGTTTCTTTTAATGGTGTTTCCACCAAATGTTTTACAAATAAATTTAGTATAGCATCTTTAGTAGAATAGGATGGATACAGAATTTTACTGATAGCTTCTATCACTACTTTTAATGTAAAATCAAAGCTGTTTAATACATCTCTCTTTAAATAGATAACATTATCTTTAATATAATAAAAACTTTTTGAATCAATCCTTTCCAGCATGTTAGTTGATATTAAAACATTTATATCTTTATCTATTGTAGAAAGAAATTTCTTTAAGCTTTGAAAATTTTCTTTTTCTTTTTCAAAAAGCTTTTTTTCATCTATTATTTCAAAAACAAAATTTTTAGAATATTTTTCAAAATAATTTTGTATAGTATTGATCCTATTTCCAAGAATATCTCTTTCATTTAAAAGTTCTTCTTTTATTTCTTCGGGAATTTCTATAATTTTATACCCAGAATTTCTTGCATTTTCTAGCAAATGATTATAATGAATTATTTCTTTTTTAGTAATAAATAGGTAGTTATTTAGAGCATTTAATAATTTTAAAGCATGAATTTGAACATCTTTCCATCTGATTTCATCATGTATATTTTCAGAATTAATAATTTCGTTTGCAAGTTTCATAGCAATTTCAGTATTTTCACAAAGTAAAAGTATATTTTTTAGCTTGTATACAAACGCAGTTTTTTTAAATGGCAAGTCAAGATTCTCTAGTTTCTTTATCATATTTTTTGTTGGATTTTTTATATTATAACTATAAAGCAAGTTATCTTCCTCTGCAACTAAAATTCCTTTTACATAAATTTTTGATTTATCATTTTTTTCTATTACTTCACCTTCAAAGTTAGATTCAATAACTTTTTCATTTGAAAGATCTTTAATAAAATATTTAAGCTTTTCAAGAAATTTTTCATCTAAATCATTAAAAATAATTTTGCCTGACTCAATAACAGCAGGGGATTTATTAATATCAATTTTTTCTCCGTTGCTGTCAAGAATACTTACTCTACTTTTGGAATTTAAAATATTTACAGGAATATTTGAAGATGAAATAACTAATTTATTATTTTCAATAGTTATTTCATAATCTTCAAGCTTAGTAAAAACTTTTATTAAAGATTTAAATAATTCAGAAGCTATCATTTCTTTAAAATCAAACA is from Thermosipho africanus Ob7 and encodes:
- the mazG gene encoding nucleoside triphosphate pyrophosphohydrolase, which produces MATTGEKFEKLINIMKQLRGPNGCDWDKKQTHDSLIPYLIEEAYELIEEIKNKNYNNLKEELGDILLQVIFHAQIANEEGKFSIDDVIDTISDKLIRRHPHVFGNEQDFSYIRWEKIKAQEKGENDFSRIGKVNYSLPALSLSRRIQENAANVGFDWDNIEDVYSKVYEEIDELKNAKSDEEAEDELGDLLFAIVNLSRFLKIDPEVALRKATEKFVKRFKKMEKLIEKDGKKFEDLSLDELNKYWEESKK
- a CDS encoding AI-2E family transporter; this translates as MNDKFLILIYFILFLILIKFSPFVFGAVIIGFYFSIVIDVPAKLLSKKLNKNLSKVISYTLMLSLIFYSFITFIPVILEEGKKIFSELSKISINGNPQLPSWILDFLNNSNKQISNFALNVLNQLFSYTPSIITMGILIIVTTLAVSNLKAYLKKNLKSFFVYDPEKGYNFFRSFYKDFERFVSGQVLVALFVGISVGFLCFVFGIKGALFLGILSFITDFIPFLGVIIVSIPMLMLGWTSKGFTGIILGIIILVIVNQLESWFFAPKIQSSNLKIHWFVLIISLLIFNDFFGFIGILIAIPTILFIKKFWKYYILGGSYGNNRGKV